Proteins from a single region of Lasioglossum baleicum chromosome 1, iyLasBale1, whole genome shotgun sequence:
- the Cno gene encoding adherens junction formation factor afadin isoform X5: MTVSEEMDTDATSKKAEREALRGVIQQWNANRLDLFELSEPNEDLEFHGVMRFYFQDSGQKVATKCIRVASDATSQAVIETLIEKFRPDMRMLSVPEYALYEIHENGEERKLGLDEKPLLVQLNWHIDDREGRFLLRRIDDKTNAQGVAFSSADGSSFRRKLSKRDKKQMKKQEKLSRLKSAEQDENAAPTDQNGVAEKLYTELPETSFTRSISNPEAVMRRRRQQKLERKLQQFRSKDGGPDTGGTLKIYGEALCKDVPYKTLLLSVRDSAVQVVREMLSKYGLEKVDSQQYCLVQVNSESSNGGTQQEYILDDDECPLAILMNHPSTRGSIMFHVRRRPADYVPRKRKKKPNGKWNEIDYRYEDERLPFLLELNPDGSDVPHGTGTRHRLQPNVTEVGSERPVGPQAVQAQTLTLTGPTVMPRHCVIAFTENIVTLTPCSRDAHTYVNNQRIQQTTILQNGAIVKFGRLHTFRFIDPAPEERMRQRHDSGRQIEYGYERQLQNERQPRGTDPILPAVLEFLEETEETFFHAVITDVEPSAPQFKLAPTYTLYLAARYRASTHYRPELQPTERAHRLTVMLGNVAGTIHRVIQERYMDASSLALWLANGSELLHMLKNDRHVGAFSTRAQDILTEAVHEAFASLVRCISLELAPAMSQFMADADEPAKEAGVLQIFSSTMALLRRCRVNAALTIQLFSHLFHTINATAFNALVSNANLCVRWFGRRLKARLNALETWAERQGLELASQCHLATIMQATHLLQAPKYNAEELATLSSTCFKLNSLQVRALLQKYQPAADEPRLPAELIENVVRVTEGVADTLARADGREIRLEEEPTLGLALLLPEDGYSCEVIRGVPPGLAEFLAPLQRDGLCRMAAQPTSSGYWTIYMIDHYNNFRSPSAMSNRSGGYACNTGSASVQPEIHVIKLHKSTNGMGLSIVAAKGAGQDRLGIYIKSVVAGGAADADGRLTAGDQLLKVDGQSLVGITQEKAAEYLVRTGPIVTLEVAKQGAIYHGLATLLSQPSPVMTRAVHKMRPKSEHLESSEVQEATGQQSTSHSMGNLLSVPRHPVDSGTRSIDEMSRPGAILSPRFEVEVGEFDSCSRVPPYSDISARIVDAVSIKCPLPGERIDLVGTVPRPIQIADATPPWLMRAGPVLRSDNSRGLIDLNVSNVPHGGRVHSDNRVPTSADASLSIRDSNTLSVGERTLSETFSLDSIPYIDQTVEPLSDEPPELDQLDRLVQLDELDELDEFDELDEHPQDVGYETSCSLRVDGGGGGGGGGSSGDRDGVDGNDDNSILRVCSVESLSRAQFTFEDYIETNDATETTCQRTNEQHRELENEGKEEDPLKGTNKTESRECGTETEMESSSVPKMFTTIPELNLDLSGLDSDNSSDVSNYDKRWQSPEEVRLGYGRVAALARHFSKLGNAELAETAVSGRLTGARRKFASEPNFVSPEVYEIRSKHRFPVVDKEYLSELNLRRGTDECVASDEANCSLHYRSRVSPAAGKRFASAHELSATHAEAINLPLRRNQRQADKRDKLSLSEQRQIIEQLERMSNLDDATGLLSPSDGNEFSFSTDRIDERRLVRKDAVKINSAESRLSKRLSRSCPTLEKSILITKRRNKLEQRSRSNNGDDDTKDKTEQSKCWIDKTPFCTAVKSGTRIPEIKNVCSAESNQPEKESNSDDNKCDEALLANDETEANESIAYRRTFCSSLGRFSVQVDSLLRPRRMSERDLPSRLGRDAAAPQQQMHTSKSVPALHNVGTEGKPQHEVFNPGYSRASSSNSVTPPVAQPPSMMAINGSTSLRSRSSHNLHDPIRIGTLPPSGLVSRQQSSPNLNPCQTTGNNGSSNAIGVAAPATLQSNEAERFYQNLSVYRNHDPSTKQRCSPSQLLDERNALQLQKSSRGSQSSLNRPNSFETGQPRDRPISAYASQAQQQAFLGTQSQQQATGPPPRSQSSRDIIRQEAKLQEMQEEVRRRELRGGVSVSSSVSASATVPVSVSSPSSTSTSAPTPVPVPASIPVPLPVPVPVPGTIAQYRPAAYNVKSTVTAQATNMTTRPMKSIGSSPNLGMNPSAGMPPAIMSPTTGHATRQNAGSIYGYMDSQYGQYVAQYGKSPPAHQHPHQHQYQHQHQLQHQHQHQHQHQFQHQHQHQLQSQHQHQHQHQHQHQSTQQTNLGHVQYGTPPFRGKTDSIRLQSNGGMPSFDYGKDSSNNQETSRAYADQNRHFMVGSQYYLNDSSDLRNDQYSGDNDIHRSQTVPEGNNSVQTNEVIPIRPALPEEGFGESPPPPPPNASTHPLYNKQSDSRYTASMQDPPRGGYYPANGTAGTMLQPRQYQYSATNPWQREEREKEQARRREAARQWRDQQIAELSALPHRTSQQEEQLRALQLERDFQKRAEEAANQQDDDEESNDVDAESIQRVQGLLRAANIQDRTNLQEQQSPNSSKTNVTVQSVRGNHGLQSLGTPIHPTTAISPHPVVAQQPSQSVSGISSQVLLQENSGLQYPQNHQREQTNQSQNHLAQMSMSSLIHMAATHKTSSLAEDRETQRRQDELKRKQIEFDETLKKKEDDAKQQQQLQQMHHHHQQQQQQQQQHSQSQHKNQQQPLHPSILRLENLVINGPNVSSNQNGNNEAPLPPERGSSYAIMSQQGTLRSNNVNATSMISLATHVQQPTSIKRVSFHDSNANMETSMQRNVSSGNVIGAAASTTMDIIVEDPNNFLNDAENLLASPKACEGSGVPLPGGTPGVIGAQEVYKDPRQRRLAEKQKQQQNSQVGPVPEKLSFKEKMKMFAMETGEDGTPRDKVKISRAQREIDNIGSSATMNSNNNSSCSNSNGNNNNGSGNPTIVNNNRN, encoded by the exons ATGACAGTCTCGGAAGA GATGGACACGGACGCGACAAGTAAAAAAGCCGAGCGGGAGGCACTGCGCGGTGTAATTCAACAATGGAACGCCAACCGTTTGGATTTGTTCGAGCTTTCGGAGCCAAACGAG GACTTGGAATTCCACGGGGTGATGAGGTTTTACTTCCAAGATAGCGGCCAGAAGGTTGCGACAAAGTGTATCCGAGTAGCCTCGGATGCAACGAGTCAAGCTGTGATCGAAACGCTTATCGAGAAATTCCGTCCGGACATGCGAATGCTTTCTGTGCCAGAGTATGCTCTTTACGAGATTCACGAAAACGGCG AGGAACGCAAACTCGGCCTCGACGAGAAACCATTGCTGGTGCAACTGAACTGGCACATTGACGATCGCGAAGGCCGGTTTCTTCTGAGAAGAATCGACGATAAGACCAATGCGCAGGGTGTTGCATTTTCTTCCGCAGACGGATCCAGCTTTCGTAGGAAGTTGAGTAAACGCGACAAGAAACAGATGAAGAAGCAAGAGAAGCTCAGTCGGCTCAAGAGCGCCGAGCAAGACGAAAACGCGGCTCCCACCGACCAGAATGGAGTAGCAGAGAAACTTTACACGG AGTTGCCGGAAACCAGTTTCACGAGGAGCATTTCGAATCCGGAAGCTGTGATGCGTAGGCGGCGTCAACAAAAACTGGAAAGGAAATTGCAACAATTTCGCAGCAAAGACGGTGGCCCCGACACCGGCGGAACCTTGAAGATTTACGGGGAGGCACTGTGCAAAGACGTTCCGTACAAAACATTGCTTTTGAGCGTGCGAGACTCCGCGGTACAGGTTGTTCGCGAGATGTTATCCAAATACGGATTGGAGAAGGTCGATTCGCAGCAGTACTGTCTCGTGCAG GTAAACAGCGAAAGCAGTAATGGCGGTACGCAACAAGAGTACATTTTGGACGACGACGAATGCCCGTTGGCCATTTTAATGAATCATCCTTCGACGCGCG gttCGATCATGTTTCACGTTCGGAGAAGACCCGCGGATTACGTGCCTCGGAAACGGAAGAAAAAACCTAATGGGAAATGGAACGAAATCGATTACAG GTACGAAGACGAAAGATTGCCGTTCTTGTTGGAACTGAATCCGGATGGCAGCGACGTTCCGCACGGGACAGGAACTCGACATCGGTTACAGCCTAACGTGACGGAGGTGGGTTCGGAAAGACCGGTAGGTCCGCAAGCGGTTCAAGCACAAACCCTCACTTTGACCGGACCCACTGTTATGCCGAGGCATTGCGTGATCGCTTTTACCGAAAACATCGTTACTTTGACGCCTTGTTCCAGAGACGCTCACACTTATGTGAACAATCAGAGGATACAGCAGACGACGATACTTCAG AACGGCGCGATCGTTAAATTTGGCAGATTGCATACTTTCCGGTTCATCGATCCAGCTCCCGAGGAACGAATGAGGCAACGCCATGATTCCGGACGGCAGATCGAATATGGTTACGAACG ACAATTGCAAAACGAGCGGCAACCGCGTGGAACAGACCCGATCCTACCAGCGGTTTTGGAGTTTCTCGAGGAAACGGAGGAAACGTTCTTCCATGCGGTGATTACGGACGTGGAACCGTCGGCGCCTCAGTTCAAACTGGCTCCAACGTATACGCTTTACCTGGCTGCGAGGTATCGCGCGAGCACGCATTATAGACCGGAGTTGCAGCCGACGGAGAGAGCGCACAGGCTAACGGTGATGCTGGGGAATGTGGCCGGTACGATACATCGAGTAATCCAG GAACGGTACATGGACGCATCATCGTTGGCCCTGTGGCTAGCAAACGGCTCGGAATTGTTGCATATGCTGAAAAACGATCGTCACGTCGGAGCGTTTTCAACGAGGGCCCAAGACATTTTGACGGAAGCGGTTCACGAAGCATTCGCGTCGTTGGTGCGATGTATCTCTCTCGAGCTTGCCCCGGCTATGTCGCAGTTTATGGCCGACGCCGACGAACCCGCCAAAGAAGCCGGAGTTTTGCAGATATTTTCAAGCACGATGGCCCTGTTGAGGCGGTGCAGAGTGAACGCCGCCCTTACCATCCAATTGTTCAGTCATCTGTTTCACACGATCAACGCAACGGCGTTCAACGCTCTGGTTTCGAACGCAAACCTGTGCGTAAGATGGTTCGGTCGCCGACTCAAAGCGAGATTGAACGCTCTCGAGACTTGGGCCGAGAGGCAGGGCCTCGAGCTTGCGAGTCAGTGTCACTTGGCGACGATCATGCAAGCGACTCATCTTCTCCAAGCGCCGAAATATAACGCGGAGGAGCTCGCTACCTTGAGCTCGACCTGCTTTAAGCTAAATTCTCTTCAAGTCAGGGCGTTGTTGCAAAAATATCAGCCAGCCGCGGACGAGCCGAGGCTTCCGGCAGAGTTGATCGAAAACGTAGTCAGA GTGACCGAAGGCGTAGCCGATACGCTCGCGCGAGCTGATGGCAGAGAGATCAGGTTAGAGGAGGAACCTACGCTGGGCTTGGCCCTTCTTCTTCCCGAGGATGGATACAGCTGCGAGGTGATTCGAGGTGTACCGCCGGGGCTTGCCGAGTTTTTGGCGCCATTGCAACGGGACGGTTTATGTCGGATGGCGGCTCAGCCTACCAGTAGCGGATATTGGACCATATACATGATAGATCACTACAACAAC TTTCGCAGTCCGAGCGCGATGAGCAACCGATCGGGCGGCTATGCCTGCAACACGGGCTCCGCTTCTGTTCAACCGGAGATTCACGTTATCAAGTTGCACAAATCCACCAACGGTATGGGCTTGAGCATCGTCGCGGCAAAG gGTGCCGGTCAAGACAGGCTCGGAATATACATAAAGAGCGTTGTTGCAGGCGGCGCGGCCGACGCT GACGGTAGGTTAACAGCTGGTGATCAGTTGCTGAAGGTTGACGGCCAGAGCTTGGTCGGAATCACTCAAGAAAA AGCTGCTGAATACTTGGTGCGCACCGGTCCGATAGTAACCCTCGAAGTTGCCAAGCAAGGTGCCATATACCATGGACTGGCTACTCTATTATCACAACCCTCACCCGTTATGACTAGAG CAGTGCACAAGATGCGACCCAAGTCAGAACACTTGGAATCATCGGAGGTTCAGGAAGCAACCGGGCAGCAGTCGACGTCGCATTCGATGGGTAATTTGTTGAGCGTACCAAGACACCCTGTCGATTCGGGGACACGTTCAATCGACGAAATGTCAAGACCAGGTGCGATTCTCTCTCCGCGTTTCGAGGTGGAAGTAGGCGAGTTCGATTCGTGTTCGCGTGTTCCTCCGTACAGCGATATCTCGGCTCGGATAGTCGACGCGGTATCGATCAAATGTCCGTTACCGGGAGAAAGAATTGATTTGGTTGGTACGGTTCCGCGGCCAATTCAAATCGCCGATGCGACTCCGCCTTGGCTGATGAGAGCTGGCCCTGTCCTACGGTCGGATAATTCGCGCGGTTTGATCGATTTAAACGTGTCAAACGTTCCTCATGGTGGACGTGTACACTCTGATAATCGCGTTCCGACCTCTGCAGACGCAAGTTTGTCGATTCGAGATTCGAATACTTTATCGGTTGGTGAAAGGACGCTCAGCGAAACTTTTTCTCTCGATTCTATACCGTACATTGATCAAACGGTCGAACCTTTATCCGATGAACCGCCCGAATTGGATCAATTGGATCGACTCGTCCAACTTGACGAATTGGATGAATTGGACGAATTTGACGAACTAGATGAACACCCACAGGATGTCGGTTACGAAACCAGCTGTAGTCTGAGGgttgatggtggtggtggtggcggtggtggtggtagtAGTGGTGATAGAGATGGCGTCGACGGTAACGACGATAATAGTATTTTGCGAGTCTGTTCCGTCGAATCATTGAGTCGAGCTCAGTTCACCTTTGAAGATTATATCGAAACTAACGACGCGACCGAAACAACTTGTCAAAGAACGAACGAACAACACCGTGAACTAGAGAACGAGGGTAAGGAAGAGGATCCACTAAAGGGTACGAACAAGACGGAATCGAGGGAATGTGGAACAGAGACGGAGATGGAAAGTTCTTCGGTTCCCAAGATGTTTACAACCATcccagaattgaatctcgatttATCTGGCTTGGACAGCGACAACTCGAGCGATGTGTCGAACTACGACAAGCGTTGGCAATCACCGGAGGAAGTACGTCTTGGATATGGCAGGGTCGCAGCTTTGGCTAGACATTTTTCGAAGCTCGGTAACGCTGAATTGGCCGAGACTGCGGTCAGCGGAAGGTTGACCGGGGCACGTAGAAAATTCGCTTCCGAACCCAATTTTGTTTCGCCCGAAGTCTATGAAATACgttcgaaacaccgattccccGTGGTCGACAAAGAATATTTGTCCGAGCTGAATTTGAGACGAGGAACGGACGAGTGTGTAGCGAGTGACGAGGCGAATTGCAGTTTGCATTACCGTTCGCGGGTCTCGCCCGCCGCTGGGAAACGGTTTGCGAGTGCGCACGAGCTTTCAGCGACACACGCAGAAGCGATAAATCTCCCTCTTCGACGAAATCAGAGACAAGCCGATAAAAGAGATAAGTTGTCGTTGTCCGAACAACGACAAATAATAGAGCAACTCGAGAGAATGTCTAATCTCGACGACGCGACTGGCTTGCTGAGTCCGTCAGATGGAAATGAATTCTCATTTTCGACCGATAGAATCGACGAGCGTCGTCTCGTTCGAAAGGACGCTGTGAAAATCAACTCGGCCGAGTCTCGATTGTCCAAGCGATTATCCAGGTCCTGTCCAACTTTGGAGAAATCGATTCTCATAACAAAGAGAAGAAACAAATTGGAACAACGCTCGCGATCCAACAATGGCGACGACGACACCAAGGACAAAACTGAACAAAGCAAATGCTGGATCGATAAAACTCCGTTCTGTACTGCCGTTAAGTCCGGAACACGTataccagaaataaaaaatgtttgctcgGCTGAATCCAACCAGCCTGAGAAAGAATCGAACAGCGACGACAACAAATGCGATGAGGCGTTGTTGGCGAACGACGAAACAGAGGCAAACGAGTCCATCGCGTATCGACGGACGTTTTGCAGTTCGCTAGGTCGATTTTCTGTGCAGGTCGATTCTCTTTTAC GACCTCGTCGCATGAGTGAACGAGATTTGCCGTCACGGCTTGGACGCGACGCCGCTGCTCCTCAGCAGCAAATGCATACCAGCAAATCCGTGCCAGCGTTGCACA ACGTTGGCACCGAAGGGAAGCCACAACACGAGGTATTCAACCCAGGATACAGTAGAGCATCGTCCAGCAATAGCGTTACACCACCGGTTGCGCAACCTCCCTCGATGATGGCAATCAATGGTTCAACGTCGCTGCGTTCTCG TTCGAGTCACAACTTGCACGATCCGATACGAATCGGAACGTTGCCGCCGAGCGGACTCGTGAGCAGACAACAATCGTCGCCAAATCTGAATCCCTGTCAAACCACCGGGAACAACGGCAGTTCGAATGCCATCGGAGTAGCAGCTCCTGCTACGCTTCAGAGCAACGAAGCCGAAAGATTCTATCAAAATTTGAGCGTCTATAGAAATCATGATCCTTCGACAAAGCAGCGATGCAGTCCATCGCAACTTTTGGATGAAAG AAATGCTCTACAGCTGCAAAAGAGCTCGAGGGGTTCTCAGAGTTCTTTGAATCGTCCGAATAGTTTTGAGACGGGTCAGCCCAGAGACAGACCGATATCGGCTTACGCATCTCAAGCTCAGCAGCAAGCTTTTCTCGGTACGCAATCGCAGCAACAAGCCACAGGCCCACCGCCGAGATCGCAATCCTCTCGGGATATAATACGACAAGAAGCGAAACTCCAGGAAATGCAAGAGGAAGTGAGAAGACGAGAGTTACGCGGTGGTGTATCGGTGTCGTCCTCGGTATCGGCTTCGGCAACGGTACCGGTATCTGTATCGTCTCCGTCTTCGACATCGACATCTGCACCGACTCCTGTACCGGTTCCTGCATCTATCCCGGTGCCGCTACCTGTACCAGTACCAGTACCAGGCACGATCGCTCAGTATCGACCTGCCGCCTACAACGTTAAATCTACTGTAACCGCTCAAGCGACCAACATGACGACGAGACCGATGAAATCGATCGGTTCCTCGCCGAATTTAGGAATGAATCCGTCGGCTGGAATGCCCCCGGCAATTATGTCACCGACAACCGGGCATGCCACGAGACAAAACGCCGGTTCAATTTACGGTTACATGGACTCGCAATACGGACAGTACGTCGCTCAATACGGAAAGTCTCCGCCCGCGCATCAGCACCCGCATCAACATCAGTATCAGCATCAGCATCAGCTTCAGCATCAGCATCAACATCAGCACCAACATCAGTTTCAGCATCAACATCAGCATCAGCTTCAATCGCAGCATCAGCACCAACACCAACACCAGCATCAACATCAAAGCACGCAGCAAACGAATCTGGGTCACGTTCAGTATGGCACACCGCCGTTTCGAGGGAAAACTGATTCGATCCGCCTACAGTCGAACGGCGGAATGCCATCGTTCGACTATGGAAAAGATTCGTCGAATAATCAAGAAACTAGTAGAGCCTACGCGGACCAGAATCGACATTTTATGGTCGGATCACAGTATTATTTAAATGACAGCTCCGATCTACGAAACGATCAGTATTCCGGCGATAACGATATACATAGATCGCAGACCGTGCCGGAAGGAAACAATTCCGTCCAAACCAACGAGGTTATTCCGATACGACCCGCTCTTCCGGAAGAAGGTTTCGGAGAGAGcccgccaccgccaccgccaaACGCATCTACGCATCCACTTTACAACAAACAGTCGGATTCCAG GTACACAGCAAGCATGCAAGACCCGCCTCGAGGAGGATACTATCCTGCCAACGGAACCGCGGGTACTATGTTACAACCGCGACAGTACCAGTACAGCGCCACTAATCCTTGGCAAcgggaagaaagagagaag GAACAAGCGCGGAGGAGAGAAGCTGCGAGGCAATGGCGAGACCAGCAAATAGCCGAGTTGAGCGCGTTACCTCACAGAACTTCCCAACAGGAAGAACAACTTCGAGCTCTTCAATTAGAAAGAGACTTCCAGAAAAGAGCCGAAGAAGCGGCTAATCAGCAAGACGATGACGAAGAAAGCAACGATGTGGATGCCGAGAGTATACAGAGGGTTCAGGGTTTGCTTCGCGCGGCCAACATTCAAGACCGAACCAATCTACAGGAACAGCAAAGTCCAAACTCTTCTAAGACGAACGTAACTGTTCAGTCCGTTCGCGGAAATCACGGGCTCCAATCCTTGGGAACACCGATTCATCCTACGACCGCTATTTCTCCGCATCCCGTCGTAGCGCAGCAACCTTCGCAAAGCGTTTCAGGCATTTCTTCGCAGGTATTGCTGCAAGAGAACTCGGGCTTGCAATATCCACAAAACCATCAACGCGAGCAGACCAATCAATCGCAAAATCATCTCGCACAGATGTCGATGTCTTCGTTGATCCACATGGCTGCTACTCACAAAACCAGTTCTCTCGCTGAAGACAGGGAAACGCAACGTAGACAGGACGAACTTAAACGAAAACAAATCGAGTTCGACGAAACTTTGAAAAAGAAGGAAGACGATGCTAAACAGCAACAGCAGCTTCAACAAATGCATCATCATcaccagcaacaacaacaacagcaacagcaacactCGCAGTCCCAACACAAGAACCAACAACAACCGTTGCATCCGAGTATATTGCGATTAGAGAATTTGGTTATCAATGGCCCGAACGTATCGT CTAACCAAAATGGAAACAACGAAGCACCTTTGCCACCGGAACGAGGATCCAGTTACGCGATAATGTCCCAACAAGGTACTCTAAGATCGAATAACGTGAATGCGACGTCTATGATCTCGTTGGCGACTCATGTGCAACAGCCAACGTCCATTAAAAGAGTATCGTTTCACGACTCGAACGCAAACATGGAAACATCGATGCAGCGAAACGTTTCGTCTGGAAACGTAATCGGTGCTGCTGCATCCACGACTATGGACATCATCGTAGAGGACCCAAAT aACTTTCTCAACGATGCAGAAAACTTATTGGCGTCTCCGAAGGCTTGCGAGGGATCCGGTGTCCCGCTTCCCGGCGGTACACCCGGTGTTATAGGCGCACAGGAAGTTTACAA GGATCCGAGGCAAAGGCGATTGGCGGAGAAACAGAAACAACAGCAAAACTCCCAAGTTGGGCCTGTACCTGAAAAACTCAGTTTTAAGGAAAAGATGAAAATGTTTGCGATGGAGACTGGAGAAGATGGAACTCCACGggacaaagtaaaaatttcacGTGCTCAACGCGAAATCGATAACATAGGAAGTTCTGCTACTATGAACAGCAACAACAATAGTAGCTGCAGCAATAGCAATGGTAACAATAACAATGGCAGCGGTAATCCTACTATCGTTAACAACAATagaaattaa